The following nucleotide sequence is from Bacillota bacterium.
CCAGTCTCTAGGCCGTTTTGCGCGATGACCCGAGCGTACCACCGGCCGCTCTTCTTGATGGTGCGCTCCTGGGTCTCGAAGTCGACCCGCACGATGCCGAAGCGCTTGCTGTACCCCAGGGCCCACTCGAAGT
It contains:
- a CDS encoding family 1 glycosylhydrolase, which translates into the protein FEWALGYSKRFGIVRVDFETQERTIKKSGRWYARVIAQNGLETGE